The following coding sequences lie in one Arachis ipaensis cultivar K30076 chromosome B03, Araip1.1, whole genome shotgun sequence genomic window:
- the LOC107634065 gene encoding alkane hydroxylase MAH1-like: MDFLDFILIFVAIASFLFIHTWRSNRKNPIINLRFFGMLPSVLCNLSNIHDHATTTLKQCGGTFLFKGPWFTNLNFLITSDPMNVHHITSKNFDNYIKGSEYYEIFEILGDGIFNTDSHKWKHSRNILHSLFRQNSFESLVVKTIHKKLHSCLVPLLNDVSESGTVVDLQDIFQRISFDNICSIVLGFDPKSLPNKLIEFPEVAFEKAFNMAEDAIFYRHLVPRFLWKLQKWLQIGQGKTYTECEKIVDQFLHQCISSTFQEKSQVKCTKDDDEPTFNMLKALVEESGMEQIDRKFLRDNALTLLVAGRDTISSSLSWFFWLVSTHPVVEAKILEEIRANFITKEEYWLITSRVENLNKLVYLHGAMCEALRLFPPVPFEHKSAVKSDILPSGHRVNANSMVIYSLYSMGRMEQTWGEDCLEFKPERWVSEKGSIIHIPSYKFIAFNAGPRSCLGKNITFIQMKIMAIALLCNFQFEVVEGHNNVCPCVSVVLHMKHGLKVKVTKRGIIN; this comes from the coding sequence ATGGACTTCTTagattttattcttatttttgtaGCCATTGCCTCATTCTTATTCATCCACACTTGGAGGTCTAATAGAAAAAATCCCATAATTAATTTGCGCTTCTTTGGTATGCTACCATCAGTTTTATGTAATCTTTCCAATATCCATGATCACGCAACAACCACTTTGAAGCAATGTGGAGGTACTTTTTTGTTCAAAGGTCCCTGGTTCACAAACCTCAACTTTCTCATCACCAGTGATCCTATGAATGTGCACCACATTACTAGCAAGAACTTTGACAACTACATCAAAGGCTCTGAGTATTATGAGATCTTTGAAATACTCGGAGATGGCATCTTTAACACTGATTCTCACAAATGGAAGCATAGCAGGAACATACTTCATTCATTGTTCAGACAAAACTCGTTTGAGAGTTTAGTTGTGAAAACCATTCATAAGAAGCTCCACAGTTGCCTAGTTCCACTTCTCAACGATGTATCAGAATCAGGAACTGTTGTGGACTTGCAAGACATCTTTCAGAGAATCAGTTTTGACAACATCTGCTCCATAGTGTTGGGGTTTGATCCTAAATCCCTTCCTAACAAGCTCATCGAGTTCCCGGAAGTTGCTTTCGAGAAAGCTTTCAACATGGCAGAGGATGCAATATTCTACAGACACCTTGTCCCAAGGTTTTTATGGAAGCTTCAGAAATGGCTCCAAATTGGACAAGGGAAGACCTATACTGAATGTGAAAAGATAGTTGACCAATTCTTGCATCAGTGTATATCATCCACATTCCAAGAGAAAAGCCAAGTCAAGTGCACCAAAGATGATGATGAACCAACATTTAACATGCTCAAAGCTCTTGTGGAGGAAAGTGGAATGGAACAAATAGATCGCAAGTTTCTAAGAGATAATGCATTGACTCTGTTAGTAGCTGGAAGGGATACAATTAGTTCAAGTCTCAGTTGGTTTTTCTGGCTAGTTTCAACCCACCCTGTTGTTGAAGCCAAGATCCTTGAAGAAATCAGAGCAAACTTTATAACCAAAGAAGAATATTGGCTCATCACTTCAAGGGTAGAAAATCTTAACAAGCTAGTTTACCTGCATGGAGCTATGTGTGAAGCATTGAGACTTTTTCCTCCAGTTCCTTTCGAGCACAAATCTGCAGTTAAATCTGATATACTCCCTAGTGGACATCGTGTTAATGCAAATAGTATGGTAATTTACTCTCTATATTCAATGGGAAGAATGGAACAAACATGGGGAGAAGATTGCTTGGAGTTCAAGCCAGAAAGGTGGGTTTCTGAAAAGGGAAGCATCATACACATACCATCTTACAAGTTCATAGCTTTCAATGCAGGACCAAGAAGTTGTTTGGGTAAAAATATAACCTTTATTCAGATGAAGATCATGGCCATTGCTTTGCTGTGCAATTTTCAGTTTGAGGTGGTGGAAGGGCATAATAATGTGTGTCCATGTGTTTCTGTTGTGCTTCACATGAAACATGGCTTGAAGGTCAAGGTTACTAAAAGAGGCATTATTAATTAG